The Thermoclostridium stercorarium subsp. stercorarium DSM 8532 genome contains a region encoding:
- the minC gene encoding septum site-determining protein MinC, translated as MENGAKVISFKGTAEGLVITIPEEMETDRIMDQIAMKVKAAERFFRGAKLKVIYRGKKLSADEEKRLVNVMQENSSVTVEDVKYEVVPPPVEIEKPQNISGMPLRRIYFKDLEEGPCKFIRGTVRGGTRILFEGNVVVIGDVNPGSEIVAAGNVVIFGALRGMVHAGADGNRDAFVAALRLAPTQLRIGDIITRCPDTDEDGEIQPEIAVVREGRIYVEPL; from the coding sequence ATGGAAAACGGTGCAAAAGTGATTTCATTTAAAGGTACTGCTGAGGGCCTGGTTATTACAATTCCGGAGGAAATGGAAACAGACCGGATCATGGACCAGATTGCCATGAAAGTAAAAGCTGCCGAAAGGTTTTTCCGCGGCGCAAAACTGAAAGTGATATACCGTGGAAAAAAACTCAGTGCGGATGAAGAAAAAAGACTTGTAAACGTTATGCAGGAAAACAGTTCGGTTACGGTTGAGGACGTGAAATATGAAGTTGTCCCGCCGCCGGTGGAAATTGAGAAACCTCAGAATATATCAGGCATGCCGTTACGCAGGATTTATTTCAAGGATCTCGAAGAAGGTCCGTGCAAGTTTATAAGGGGAACGGTACGGGGCGGTACGCGCATTCTGTTTGAGGGAAATGTGGTGGTAATAGGTGACGTAAATCCCGGAAGCGAAATTGTAGCTGCAGGCAATGTAGTTATTTTCGGGGCTCTCAGGGGAATGGTACATGCCGGGGCCGACGGTAACAGAGATGCATTTGTGGCGGCATTGAGACTCGCCCCGACACAGCTGCGTATCGGCGATATTATAACAAGGTGTCCTGATACCGACGAAGACGGGGAAATTCAGCCGGAAATTGCAGTAGTCAGGGAAGGCCGGATATATGTTGAGCCGCTGTGA
- the minD gene encoding septum site-determining protein MinD yields the protein MGEVIVITSGKGGVGKTTTTANLGTGLALLGKKVVLIDADIGLRNLDLVMGLENRIVYDLVNVVEGVCRIKQALIKDKRYDGLYLLPAAQTRDKNAVSPEQMVKLCDELREEYDYILIDCPAGIEQGFKNAIAGADRAIVVTTPEVSAVRDADRVIGILEAHEIKKPMLLINRVRPDMVKKGDMMSIEDIIDILAIDLIGVVPDDENIIISTNRGEPAVADNKSLAGQAYRNITRRLMGEEVPLLNLNGHDGFLAKMKKLLGFKSA from the coding sequence ATGGGCGAAGTTATAGTTATTACTTCGGGTAAAGGCGGCGTTGGTAAAACCACTACGACTGCTAATCTTGGCACAGGATTGGCGCTGCTTGGGAAAAAGGTGGTACTGATTGACGCGGATATCGGCCTTAGGAATCTGGATTTGGTAATGGGGCTTGAAAACAGAATAGTATATGATTTAGTGAATGTCGTAGAAGGTGTATGCCGCATAAAGCAGGCTTTAATAAAGGATAAACGGTATGACGGATTATACCTCCTCCCCGCCGCACAAACACGGGATAAGAATGCCGTGTCCCCGGAACAGATGGTTAAGCTGTGCGATGAACTGAGAGAGGAGTATGATTACATATTGATAGACTGTCCTGCAGGCATTGAACAGGGCTTCAAAAATGCCATTGCGGGCGCTGACAGGGCGATAGTCGTAACCACGCCCGAGGTTTCCGCGGTAAGGGACGCAGACAGAGTCATAGGGATTCTCGAGGCTCATGAAATAAAGAAGCCTATGCTTCTTATCAACAGAGTAAGACCCGATATGGTCAAAAAAGGGGATATGATGTCTATTGAGGATATTATAGACATCCTTGCCATAGACCTTATTGGTGTGGTTCCCGATGATGAAAACATCATCATTTCAACGAACCGTGGTGAGCCTGCTGTAGCCGACAACAAATCACTGGCAGGACAGGCTTACCGGAATATTACCAGAAGGCTTATGGGAGAAGAGGTACCCCTTCTAAATCTTAACGGCCACGACGGTTTTCTGGCGAAGATGAAAAAATTGTTAGGCTTTAAGTCGGCCTAG
- the minE gene encoding cell division topological specificity factor MinE, translating into MLELFSKLSRKRTSKDVAKERLKLVLIHDRANVSPQFLEMVKGEIIKVIQNYMEIDEEDLDIQLTRTQSEDGEGVVPALIANIPIKSVKNVGR; encoded by the coding sequence ATGCTTGAGCTTTTCAGCAAATTAAGTCGCAAGCGCACATCGAAGGATGTGGCAAAGGAGAGGCTTAAACTGGTTCTTATTCACGACAGGGCAAATGTATCACCCCAGTTTCTTGAAATGGTAAAGGGTGAGATAATAAAAGTAATTCAGAATTATATGGAAATTGATGAGGAGGATTTGGACATACAACTTACCCGGACACAGAGCGAAGACGGGGAAGGGGTTGTTCCTGCCCTCATCGCAAATATACCTATAAAAAGCGTAAAAAATGTTGGAAGATAA
- a CDS encoding methylglyoxal synthase, translating to MNIALIAHDNKKELMEAFCIAYKFILKDHTLYATAGTGAMIAEATGLEVNCLEYGHLGEEQIAARVAYNEMDLVIFFMDPNRSEEELVGFNTIRAYCDRNNIPFATNLATAEILINGLYRGDFAWRELVHSSDR from the coding sequence ATGAATATTGCATTAATTGCGCATGACAATAAAAAAGAATTAATGGAGGCTTTTTGTATAGCCTATAAATTCATATTAAAGGATCATACCTTATATGCCACGGCAGGGACGGGAGCAATGATCGCCGAAGCGACGGGGCTGGAAGTAAACTGCCTGGAATACGGTCATCTCGGCGAAGAGCAGATTGCCGCGAGAGTCGCATATAACGAAATGGACCTGGTTATATTCTTCATGGATCCGAACAGGAGCGAAGAGGAACTTGTGGGTTTTAACACCATACGGGCGTACTGCGACAGAAACAATATTCCGTTTGCCACAAATCTCGCCACTGCCGAAATACTAATCAACGGACTGTATCGTGGTGATTTTGCATGGCGTGAACTGGTCCACTCTTCGGACCGGTAG